In Piliocolobus tephrosceles isolate RC106 unplaced genomic scaffold, ASM277652v3 unscaffolded_10708, whole genome shotgun sequence, a single genomic region encodes these proteins:
- the LOC111534107 gene encoding neuroligin-3 has product MSAGKEEIGVQALGKKQVWAEQGGTLKKMETVGSSELGKRDPNKPVPQDTKFIHTKANRFEEVAWSKYNPRDQLYLHIGLKPRVRDHYRATKVAFWKHLVPHLYNLHDMFHYTSTTTKVPPPDTTHSSHITRRPNGKTWSTKRPAISPAYSNENAQGSWNGDQDAGPLLVENPRDYSTELSVTIAVGASLLFLNVLAFAALYYRKDKRRQEPLRQPSPQRGAGAPELGAAPEEELAALQLGPTHHECEAGPPHDTLRLTALPDYTLTLRRSPDDIPLMTPNTITMIPNSLVGLQTLHPYNTFAAGFNSTGLPHSHSTTRV; this is encoded by the exons ATGAGTGCCGGGAAGGAGGAGATAGGCGTTCAGGCCCTGGGGAAGAAGCAGGTGTGGGCAGAGCAGGGGGGGACCCTGAAAAAGATGGAAACGGTGGGAAGTTCTGAACTGGGAAAGAG GGATCCCAACAAGCCGGTCCCCCAGGACACCAAGTTCATTCACACCAAGGCCAACCGCTTTGAGGAAGTGGCCTGGTCCAAATACAATCCCCGAGACCAGCTCTACCTTCACATCGGGCTGAAACCAAGGGTCCGAGATCATTACCGGGCCACTAAAGTGGCCTTTTGGAAACATTTGGTGCCCCACCTATACAACCTGCATGACATGTTCCACTATACGTCCACCACCACCAAAGTGCCGCCTCCGGATACCACCCACAGCTCCCACATCACCCGCAGGCCCAATGGCAAGACCTGGAGCACCAAGCGGCCAGCCATCTCACCTGCCTACAGCAACGAGAATGCCCAGGGGTCCTGGAACGGGGACCAGGATGCAGGGCCACTCCTGGTGGAGAACCCTCGTGACTACTCCACTGAATTAAGTGTCACCATCGCCGTGGGGGCCTCCCTCCTGTTCCTTAACGTTCTGGCCTTCGCTGCCCTCTACTACCGTAAGGACAAACGGCGCCAGGAACCCCTGCGGCAGCCTAGCCCTCAGCGGGGAGCCGGGGCCCCAGAATTGGGAGCTGCTCCAGAGGAGGAGCTGGCAGCGTTACAACTGGGCCCCACCCACCACGAGTGTGAGGCCGGTCCCCCCCATGACACGCTGCGCCTCACTGCGTTGCCCGACTACACCCTGACCCTGCGGCGCTCCCCAGATGACATCCCACTCATGACCCCCAACACCATCACTATGATCCCCAACTCCCTGGTAGGGCTGCAGACATTGCACCCCTATAACACCTTTGCTGCAGGGTTCAACAGTACCGGGCTACCCCACTCACACTCCACTACCCGGGTATAG